GGTTACATTGAAATATCCAGAAGCGGCTGCTTTGCTGGTAAATATTTTCAGATTGCTCTCCGGTGCATAGGCTTTGATAAATGGTGAAACTCCCGTGTCCTGGCCTTCAAAAATAATGAGCGAGTACTTGGATGAGTTGATGCGGGCAAGCTGCTCTTTGATTTCTTTCTCGCCTATCTTATATCCCAGGCTGCCTTCGTCCATGTGAAAGAAATAGCCGAGGACCACCGAGGCGGCACAGTTGCCGATAGCCCTGGCCAGCAGCAGGTCATTATCTGCAGCCATCCTTGTTCGGGCTAAAAACTCAGACAGCAGATGATTCTTGATCTCTAGAGAGGCAACCTGTCTGTTCAATTCCCTGATCAAACTCAATTGCGAATTCTCGTCAGGCTCCAGGAAACCCACATCGAAACTGATGACCTTTGCTCCATCTTTGGAAAGGATATTCAATAGATCAGCGAACTTGGAGCGCGGCCAGGGCCAGCGTCCTTCCACATCGAGACTTTTCTCATCTATCAGTGCCAGGACTACGGGCGCGGTGGGTTGCACAGAACCGCGGGAGAGAAAACGAAGATCGTAAGTTTTCAACTCGATCAAATCGAGAATAGGTATTCCCACTAGAAACGACAGCACAACCAGGACAGTGATACCCAGTGAAATGGAAAATGGATTAAGGCTGAATAATGATTTCAGGCGAAATTTCATCACGAATTGTCCTGGTTAAGTATCTTTCGTCGCGGCAAGGTGCCGCTTCCTCTGTCTGGGTTACGGCAACGGTTATGAAGCCCTTTTCGTTCGTCGGTAACGTCAGTCGGCGTTTTCTTCGTTGCCGATAACCGATAACCTCATTTTCTTGACTGGCCAACGCAGGCTAAAGCCTGCGACTACCAACATATTGCCCAGACATTTACCGAGAACCAACAAAAGCTCATCGGCTTAACAGCTTCCCCCTGTCCGCCGTCTTGTCCGATGACTTGTCCGCCGAAGCCGGAGGCGAAATCGGAAGTCAAAGGCGAAGGCGGAAGCCGGGAGATTGCTGGTCGCGGCTAGAGATCCGCTCCTACAGATGAATCGCCAGCGTTTTAGGTACAATGTAGCCTGAACCTCGCATCCTCCAATTCGAAATTCGAAATCTATGACCCGCAACTCACAACCCTTTTTTAATGCGTTGCACAGCTCAGACACGGGTCGAATATACGAACGCAGCGGCCTATTAATCGTTCACCGGCTGGGGAAAGTCTGTCATTGTGGAGGTGTTTCTGAGCCAGATCTTTTATCAGCAAATTGATGTAGGCATTATTGAACTGAGTAGCCACCAGAAGCCGCATTCGCTCCAGATAGCCACGTTTGACTAGATAGCTGTGTACCAGTACGCCGCGGGGAGCCTCCAATACGCCAATGCCTTTACCGCTCACTTTGAAGTCAACATCCACCGCTGTCTGTTTGAGATCCACTTCCGTGAGAAGATGCTCAATTCGTTTGGCCGCCCAGAGGATCTCCGCCAACCGGCAAACATCGTAGCTTTCGAGATTGGCGGGCTCTTTTTCCTTGAAAGAAGCTACGATTTCCAGAGAAGCTATTTCCGGATCGTCCAGAAAGCCGCCTTCGAGATATTTTCTGGAAAACGGACCCACCAGTACCATGCCGGCAGGAAAGCCGAATGAGCGAAGATAGGGAAATTTGGCAAATGTCCATTCTGCCCTCATCTCGGCAACATTTTCCTCGAACTCTTCCCTGGCAAAGGTCGCCACAGTCCTGCCTTCCTTACTGTAGGCTCTGAAAACATCCTGCCCTTCGCGACCGTCGTATATCAGACAGAGGGCTTCCTGGTCAGGTGGCAGTTCGATGCTGTCCTGGTCAAGCTGAATTTTTCCAGCCTCCACCAGCAGTGTTCTCGCCCGTACTTGCACCTCAGCTGCAATTTGTTGCACCTGCTCCAGCTCACTCTCTGTAGGAGGTATGAGAAAACGTCCGATCCCCATGGCAACTGGATGCGAGGCGCGCTTGCCGAGCAGTTCCACTATTCTCTGTCCGGCCTTGCGCAGGGCGAACGCCTCTGTGGCAATCTCTGGATGAGTTTTCATGAGCTCGAAGACTCCTCCAGCTGCGCCAAGAAAGTCAGGAACCGTAAGGAAAAAATAGCTCAGGGCATGACTGCCTATCCATTCACCCAGGACGATGATCTCCCGCAGATTCTTTATTGAGGCCGGCACCTCCACTGAAAGTGCTTCTTCGATCGCCTTGAGGCTTGCGACCTGGTGAGAACTGCTGCACAAGCCACATACGCGGGATATGAGTTGCGGTACAAATTCCACCCGCCTTCCCTTGCAGAACCGTTCAAAGCCACGAAAGTCTCCCACCAGAAAGCGGGCAATTTTGATCTCGCCTTCTTCCACCTCAATGAGGATATCTGCATTTCCTTCTACACGAGTTGCTTTCTCGAGAAGAATCTTCCTACTCATCGTATCCTCGATGGGTCCAGGACCATGTTGTGAGAGAAGTTCATGAGGCTGTAACCACAGCTGCGCAGGATTCTCATGACTGTCTTCAGCTCTTCTTCGTCATGGTGGCAACGTCTTCGTAAGGAACTCAGGATTATCTGCTCGAGGGTCTCTCCCTTTTTCATACGCTTCAGGACCTTCGCTGATGGTCCCCGGCATCCCCAGCAGGGCAGGCCATTGCTGGGGCATATGGCACCGCAGCCCCCTTTGGTCAGAAAACCCAGGCACAGAGAAGCACCCGATGAGAAACAGAGAGCAGGGTCCCAGTCCTGCCGAGGGTAGACGAACATGGCATCAGCCTCCACTTTCCTGGGCTTTCGGCTGCATTCGGCACAGACGATCTGCCGCAGCTTCAGACTTTGTTGCTCTCCTCTCAGTTCTTTTACGAGTTGGATAAGGTAATCTATCCGCGCGGGGCAGCCCGGCAAGTAATAATCAACCCGGACAAAATCATCCAGCTTTCCAGCCCGACGAAGCAGGGCCATCTGGCTGCGTTGATAGGTTCCTCCAGCACCAGCTCTGGTACCAGATAGGTAATAGTCGAAAGGATCCTGAGTCTCGCCATAAGATGCTTCAACTATCTCTTCCAGCTCGAACATGTTGGCGAGACTGGGTATTCCCCCCTGGGCAGCGCAGGTGCCCCAGGCTACCAGGTAGTCGCTCTTGTATCTCACCTCTCGCAGCAGTTCCTCATCCTCTCGCATCCGCACCGCCCCATCTATTGCTACTATGTCTGCTTCAGAAATCTCGCTCTGATCCATCAGCATCGGACAGTAGACGATGCGAACGCGTTCCAGCAACTCTCCCAGCTTTTGTTGATCTTCCAGGAGCACTGCCGCACCACTACCGCAGGTAGAAAGCGACACCAATGCCATCCGGATTCGCTGCTCTTTTCGCAATGGTGGCAAAAGGCTCATCTGGACTATATCCACCCATTTCTCCGGATCAGCCATGGCCTGATGGAGTCGGCGCAACCGCAGGGTTAGAACCTGCAACACATAGAGTGCAAGGCCGGGATCGCGTTTCACTTTATTGAAAAAGGCACTTCGCATGATCGGCACCAACTGACAGCGCTCGGTCGCCACTGCGGATGCCGAGCGAGGTCGGCTGGTAAGAAGCGCCATCTCACCGAAAATATCTCCACGCCCAAGGCGAGTCAGGAAACATCGAACACCTCTCTTTTCCTGATAAATCTCGACCGCACCCTGGGCGATGATATACATGGCCTCGCCTGGATCACCCTGGCGAAAAATATTCTCGTAAGAATCGAAGGTAACGCTTTCTGCACGGGCCAGTGCCTTGATGTCCAGAGGTGCACTCAGGGGAAGCTGCAGAAAGGTCTCGCTCCCGTCATTACCCCGGCCGCGCCTTTCTTCGGTAAACGACAGCTGGCACTCCATCTGTCTTCTTTTTTCGAGAGCCACTCGCAAAGATTCACTTTCTTCAACCTTCCGCTGCAAGAGTTTGCTCGTCTCCTCAATCCTCCTGCTCAAAGCCCTGAGCAGATGAATGGCCACCCCAGGGTCCTGACGCACCCTTTCGAGCAACGTCTCCCGGGTGAGGTAAAGCAGTCTGCCTGATTTTATGACAGTTACTGTGGCTGATCTCGGTTTTTCGTCAACCAGGGCCATTTCGCCGAAGAAATCTCCTGCTTCCATGAGCCCCAGCACAACTTCCTGCCCCCCCTGAAGCTGGCTTACCTCCACCGCGCCGGACTGGATTATGTACATGGTGTCGCCCGGCTCCCCCTGACGACACACAACCTCTCCCTTTTCATAAAAAGTGCCGAATATTTCTTCGTTGTACGCCATGATGTCATTGCCTCACTGGTTGAGCACCGGTTGTGGACAATGGTTAACAGGCCCATATCTGGATAACGGTAAAGGCTAGGGCAACGGCCACGAAACCCGTATCGGTAAACGGCTCGCGGCAACGAAGAAAAAGCCAACCAACGTTACCGAATGCCGAAACGGGTTTCGTAACCCTGGCCGCAAACCGTGCCCCCAAAGCCTCACAACGCAGGCTAAAACCTGAGGCTACCAGCATATTGCCAAGACGTCTACCTAGAGCTGATAACCCACTGCCTCCCAATTCGAAATTCGCAATTCCAAATTCGAATTCCTGAAGCCCTTGCCATGAGCCCTGCGCCCTGTGCCTAACGCCTTTCCCAATAACTGACAACCAATAACAGCTCACCAGGTTCCCAGCCTCCTAGCTTCCAAGTCCTCCAGTGACCAATAACCCAACTAACCCGTCAAAACGGTTTCCCACACACCTCACAGATGTGCTGCCGACAAATCCACTCCTCGGTCCTGACTGCCAGTCTTTCACCAAGGATCTTGGAAATGTTGAGAAATAGCCGCGAACTTATGTGTGGGAAAATCCTTCGGAGGCGCTGCAATGATTCCCAATCTATACAGAGGACCTCGGATTCATTTACTGCAACCACATCAGCGGTGCGGCGCACCGCATTCACCAGGGCAATTTCGCCGAAGACATCACCAGGATGAAGCTCTTGCAATTGCTCTTTTCTGCCGTCTTTTCTATCCACTTCTGCCCTTGCAGTGCCATCCAGGAGCATATACATGACCCTCTCGAGCTCATTCTTGCGAATAATATACGAGCCGGGTGAAAATGTCTGGACGTGAGAAACCAGCACAATTTTCTTCATTTGCCACGAACTCATACCCTCAAAGAGCGGCGACTTTTTGACCACACGCTCGCGGAGATCCAGGGTGAGCATATCCCACAGAGTAATGAGACGTGTGGAGATCAACAGCACAGGCGTAAGAAACAAATCACCTATCAGGGCAAGCAGCATTACCAGAGCCGAAAGCACACCAAAGTAAATCACTGGCACAAAGTGAGAAAAGCTCAACAAGGCGAAGCCCACAGCCAGTGCCATGGAGGTTGTCATCACCGGCCTGATTTCGCTGTGAATAGAGGTCACCATAGCCTCTTCCTGGTCATTTAGTCTCTTCATTTCACTATTGTAGCGAACCATCAGATGAACAGTATCATCTACAGCGATGCCGATGGCTATAGCAGCAATCATGGCGGTGCCCGTATTCAGCGGGATGTTGGCCAGTCCCATGATTCCGAAGATGATAATGATAGGAAAAAGGTTGGGAATCAATGAGAGGAACCCCGCCTTGAATCGCACAAAGAGGAAGCTCATCAAAATGAAGATGACCAGAAGCAGCAAAGACAGAGATAGGGCTTGCCCGGTGGCCATGGTATCTGCCGCCTTGTTTATGAGAATTCCCTCACTGGTGACAGTATAAGAGACTCCGGGCCCCAGCGTCTTGCTCATGAAGCTCTCCAGGTCCTTTACCACCCCTCTGAGCTCGTGCGAGGAGGAAATGTTGTGCCGGACAATAATATTGGTTTTGCTGTAGTCGGCCGAGACGTACCGTTCCAGGTCATACCGTTGAAAAAGGAGAAGGTATTGAGCTATGAGGTCGGCAGATTCAGGGATCACATAGGCCTCATTTTGTCCTCCTTTCATCTCGCGATTTACCAGGGCTATGTAATCAGCCAGAGAAAGTGTTGCATCAATCCGGCCACCATCCTGCAAGTATTTCTCTATGGCAAAGATCTTGTCGA
The window above is part of the Deltaproteobacteria bacterium genome. Proteins encoded here:
- a CDS encoding Ni/Fe hydrogenase subunit alpha yields the protein MSRKILLEKATRVEGNADILIEVEEGEIKIARFLVGDFRGFERFCKGRRVEFVPQLISRVCGLCSSSHQVASLKAIEEALSVEVPASIKNLREIIVLGEWIGSHALSYFFLTVPDFLGAAGGVFELMKTHPEIATEAFALRKAGQRIVELLGKRASHPVAMGIGRFLIPPTESELEQVQQIAAEVQVRARTLLVEAGKIQLDQDSIELPPDQEALCLIYDGREGQDVFRAYSKEGRTVATFAREEFEENVAEMRAEWTFAKFPYLRSFGFPAGMVLVGPFSRKYLEGGFLDDPEIASLEIVASFKEKEPANLESYDVCRLAEILWAAKRIEHLLTEVDLKQTAVDVDFKVSGKGIGVLEAPRGVLVHSYLVKRGYLERMRLLVATQFNNAYINLLIKDLAQKHLHNDRLSPAGERLIGRCVRIFDPCLSCATH
- a CDS encoding cyclic nucleotide-binding domain-containing protein, giving the protein MAYNEEIFGTFYEKGEVVCRQGEPGDTMYIIQSGAVEVSQLQGGQEVVLGLMEAGDFFGEMALVDEKPRSATVTVIKSGRLLYLTRETLLERVRQDPGVAIHLLRALSRRIEETSKLLQRKVEESESLRVALEKRRQMECQLSFTEERRGRGNDGSETFLQLPLSAPLDIKALARAESVTFDSYENIFRQGDPGEAMYIIAQGAVEIYQEKRGVRCFLTRLGRGDIFGEMALLTSRPRSASAVATERCQLVPIMRSAFFNKVKRDPGLALYVLQVLTLRLRRLHQAMADPEKWVDIVQMSLLPPLRKEQRIRMALVSLSTCGSGAAVLLEDQQKLGELLERVRIVYCPMLMDQSEISEADIVAIDGAVRMREDEELLREVRYKSDYLVAWGTCAAQGGIPSLANMFELEEIVEASYGETQDPFDYYLSGTRAGAGGTYQRSQMALLRRAGKLDDFVRVDYYLPGCPARIDYLIQLVKELRGEQQSLKLRQIVCAECSRKPRKVEADAMFVYPRQDWDPALCFSSGASLCLGFLTKGGCGAICPSNGLPCWGCRGPSAKVLKRMKKGETLEQIILSSLRRRCHHDEEELKTVMRILRSCGYSLMNFSHNMVLDPSRIR